One window from the genome of bacterium BMS3Abin14 encodes:
- the ftsW gene encoding lipid II flippase FtsW, translating to MKSFRIDPVIVIAVLALMILGTVMVYSASAVRAGRDMGDSAFFFKRQLFFSIMALLTMVIVSLIPYKIWITGAAPLLILTVGLLGVVLSPLGHTANNATRWLKLGPFSIQIAEFAKLVVVIYLARYLGGRGDDVRRDGTILMKPILILALILGLVVLEPDLGTAIFLGILGFAILFVGGVPFGRLVGLGCASIPVVVFLVMDKGFRIQRIQAFLNPWKEYEGSGFQLVQSFLAFGDGGVLGTGLGGGKSKLLFLPESHTDFILAVVGEELGFVGVAIVLALFAVLVARGMKIARNAPDNFGSLLAAGMTLMIGLQALINCMVVVGLLPTKGLPLPFMSYGGSSLLASAIAIGVVLNVASTESAA from the coding sequence ATGAAAAGTTTCAGAATTGATCCGGTCATCGTAATAGCGGTCCTTGCCCTGATGATCCTCGGTACGGTCATGGTGTACAGCGCCAGTGCAGTCAGGGCGGGCAGAGACATGGGGGATAGTGCATTTTTCTTCAAGAGGCAGCTTTTCTTCAGCATCATGGCGCTGCTGACCATGGTCATCGTCTCGTTGATACCTTATAAGATTTGGATCACGGGCGCTGCTCCTCTCCTTATACTCACCGTGGGGCTCCTGGGGGTGGTTCTGAGCCCCCTTGGCCACACCGCAAATAACGCTACGCGGTGGCTCAAACTTGGCCCCTTCTCCATTCAGATCGCCGAGTTCGCGAAATTGGTCGTTGTCATCTACCTGGCAAGATATCTTGGGGGACGCGGGGATGATGTGCGTAGGGATGGGACAATACTGATGAAGCCTATCCTCATCCTCGCCCTCATTCTGGGGCTCGTTGTGCTCGAGCCGGACCTGGGCACTGCCATCTTCCTGGGGATACTGGGATTCGCCATCCTTTTTGTGGGAGGGGTCCCCTTTGGAAGACTTGTTGGGCTCGGTTGTGCCTCTATCCCCGTAGTCGTTTTCCTGGTTATGGACAAGGGTTTCAGAATCCAGAGGATCCAGGCGTTTCTCAACCCATGGAAGGAATATGAAGGTTCCGGTTTTCAACTGGTCCAGTCCTTCCTTGCTTTCGGGGATGGGGGAGTCCTGGGAACCGGCCTTGGGGGTGGAAAAAGCAAACTCCTTTTCCTGCCGGAATCACATACTGATTTTATCCTGGCCGTTGTGGGAGAGGAACTGGGGTTCGTGGGTGTGGCTATCGTTCTTGCCCTGTTCGCGGTGCTGGTGGCCAGAGGGATGAAGATAGCCCGGAATGCCCCCGACAACTTCGGTTCACTTCTCGCTGCCGGCATGACGCTGATGATCGGTTTGCAGGCGCTTATCAACTGCATGGTCGTGGTCGGGCTCCTGCCCACGAAGGGATTGCCGCTTCCATTCATGAGCTATGGCGGATCTTCCCTCCTGGCTTCCGCCATTGCCATTGGAGTCGTGCTCAATGTGGCCTCCACGGAAAGCGCGGCATGA
- the murF gene encoding UDP-N-acetylmuramoyl-tripeptide--D-alanyl-D-alanine ligase, whose amino-acid sequence MIRFSLKDVLAGTGGTLITSAAGHQLFTGISIDSRTVTSGQVFLAIRGEVHDGHDFLRDAWKAGAALAVVDGDLPPVASKIPPIPLIVVKNTIRALQSLASFWRERHPIPALAVVGSVGKTTIKEMTACILSTMGPCLKNAGNLNNHIGLPFSLLGLADYHRCAVLELGSNAPGEIAMLTSILQPEAAVITRLGWAHLEGFGDPMSLVREKAAVLDALPSSGWCALNGDSQWYEELRDRANCRVVTYGLDTGEVTASEISLGIMTSFLMETPLGRARVHIRGFGRHFVENALAAAAVTLPLGISLEDMTSGLDSWQPQNGRGGILNPRPGINFIDDSYNANPLSVGTSLENLAALRSEGVTVAVLGEMKELGEYFEQGHVLVGRRVGELEVDYLVAVGPAAELICKGATESGMPRKNIFKCSGDAAAVDALAGLLTPGVWVLFKASRAARIERVMEKFLNPAPVPAEGGD is encoded by the coding sequence GTGATACGGTTCAGCCTGAAAGACGTTCTGGCCGGTACAGGAGGGACTCTCATAACCAGCGCCGCGGGACATCAGCTTTTTACGGGTATATCCATCGACAGCCGGACTGTTACCTCCGGCCAGGTGTTTTTAGCGATCAGGGGTGAAGTTCATGACGGCCATGATTTCCTTCGGGATGCATGGAAAGCAGGTGCAGCGCTCGCAGTGGTGGATGGTGATCTCCCACCGGTGGCGTCAAAGATACCACCCATACCGCTCATCGTTGTGAAAAATACGATCCGGGCGCTGCAGTCACTGGCTTCGTTCTGGAGAGAGCGCCACCCCATCCCCGCTCTCGCGGTTGTGGGGAGTGTCGGAAAGACAACTATCAAGGAGATGACGGCATGCATCCTTTCCACCATGGGGCCATGTCTGAAAAATGCAGGTAATCTCAATAACCATATCGGGCTTCCCTTTTCTCTCCTGGGGCTCGCCGATTATCACCGGTGTGCGGTCCTTGAGCTTGGTTCCAATGCCCCCGGGGAGATCGCCATGCTGACGTCCATCCTTCAGCCGGAGGCGGCGGTCATTACCAGGCTTGGCTGGGCCCACCTGGAGGGGTTTGGGGATCCCATGTCCCTTGTGCGCGAGAAGGCCGCAGTTCTCGATGCATTGCCTTCCAGCGGGTGGTGCGCCCTGAACGGGGACAGCCAATGGTATGAGGAATTGCGTGATCGGGCGAACTGCAGAGTCGTCACCTATGGGCTGGATACCGGCGAGGTGACGGCATCGGAGATCTCATTGGGGATCATGACCAGTTTTTTAATGGAGACCCCCCTGGGAAGGGCGCGCGTGCACATCAGGGGCTTCGGCAGGCATTTTGTGGAGAATGCCCTGGCCGCCGCCGCCGTAACACTGCCTCTGGGTATATCCCTCGAAGACATGACGAGTGGTCTTGATTCCTGGCAACCCCAGAACGGAAGAGGCGGGATCCTCAACCCCCGACCGGGGATCAACTTCATAGACGATTCCTACAATGCCAACCCCCTGTCCGTAGGGACATCCCTTGAGAATCTCGCGGCATTGAGAAGCGAGGGTGTCACCGTCGCCGTGCTCGGCGAGATGAAGGAATTGGGGGAGTACTTCGAACAGGGGCACGTTCTCGTGGGCCGACGAGTGGGAGAGCTTGAAGTCGACTATCTGGTGGCGGTAGGCCCGGCGGCTGAATTGATCTGTAAAGGCGCAACTGAATCGGGGATGCCGAGAAAAAATATCTTTAAATGCTCAGGGGACGCCGCCGCAGTTGATGCGCTTGCCGGGCTCCTGACGCCGGGGGTGTGGGTGCTCTTCAAGGCGTCCCGGGCCGCCAGGATTGAAAGAGTTATGGAAAAATTTCTGAACCCGGCCCCAGTTCCTGCCGAGGGGGGTGACTGA
- the murD gene encoding UDP-N-acetylmuramoylalanine--D-glutamate ligase has product MRKTRAKLRDPEDPIGKFLEGDKPVLVVGFGRSGRSAAELLADVGCRVVVSELMDREDFTDMPGKLHPGIDIRWGGHPLDLAEGHGLVVLSPGVPMDSEFVRRAVKCGATVIGEMELAYRLSRSPWVAITGTNGKSTTTTLLGEFARVGKIPSAVGGNLGTPVTEMILREGGISWFIVEVSSFQLETVERFHPAVGVLLNISPDHLDRYAGEGDYIEAKANIFRNMEEEDWAVVNADDPAVMRMAQNIRPRLFPFSRKKNLKQGVVFTSGWIVIRDGEKEIRVIHSGEIRLVGKHNLENCLAAVAAGWKMGIQPSSMARAMETFPGLEHRMEPVAFFRGVPIYNDSKGTNVGATMRSLEGLHSDVILIMGGKDKGTSFDPLRGPISRKVSRLILIGESGERMRDALEDTAPIFMAGNLNEAVKEAIDWARPGNEILFSPASSSFDMFNSFEERGKIFKKLVGRYIGGAE; this is encoded by the coding sequence ATGCGAAAAACGAGGGCAAAATTAAGGGATCCAGAGGACCCCATTGGAAAGTTCCTTGAGGGGGATAAGCCTGTTCTCGTGGTGGGTTTCGGGCGTTCCGGTCGTTCGGCAGCCGAGTTGCTGGCAGACGTGGGCTGCCGGGTAGTGGTCAGCGAATTGATGGACAGAGAGGATTTTACCGACATGCCCGGAAAACTTCACCCGGGAATAGATATACGGTGGGGAGGACATCCATTGGATCTTGCGGAAGGGCACGGGCTTGTTGTCCTGAGCCCGGGAGTACCGATGGATTCGGAGTTTGTGCGGCGTGCCGTTAAATGCGGCGCGACGGTAATAGGGGAGATGGAGTTGGCCTACAGGCTGTCCAGGTCGCCATGGGTGGCAATTACGGGTACCAACGGCAAATCAACGACAACCACCCTCCTCGGTGAGTTTGCCAGGGTTGGAAAGATCCCTTCCGCGGTGGGCGGAAACCTTGGGACACCCGTTACGGAGATGATCCTCAGGGAAGGAGGTATCTCCTGGTTTATCGTGGAGGTTTCGAGCTTTCAGCTTGAAACGGTAGAGAGGTTCCATCCTGCAGTCGGTGTTCTTCTCAACATCTCCCCTGATCACCTCGATCGCTACGCCGGTGAGGGAGACTATATTGAGGCCAAGGCCAACATCTTCAGGAACATGGAAGAGGAGGACTGGGCAGTGGTCAATGCCGATGATCCGGCTGTCATGCGGATGGCCCAGAACATTCGTCCACGCCTGTTTCCCTTCAGCAGGAAGAAAAACCTGAAGCAGGGTGTTGTTTTTACTTCTGGCTGGATCGTCATTCGGGACGGAGAAAAAGAGATAAGGGTCATCCATTCCGGCGAAATTCGTCTTGTCGGAAAGCACAATCTGGAGAACTGCCTTGCGGCGGTGGCGGCCGGGTGGAAAATGGGTATTCAGCCTTCCAGCATGGCCCGTGCCATGGAAACTTTCCCCGGTCTGGAGCACAGGATGGAGCCTGTTGCCTTTTTCCGGGGGGTCCCCATTTACAACGATTCAAAAGGGACCAATGTCGGGGCTACGATGCGATCTCTGGAAGGGCTGCATTCCGACGTCATTCTGATCATGGGTGGGAAGGACAAGGGCACTTCTTTCGACCCCCTGAGGGGGCCGATCTCGCGGAAAGTCAGCCGATTGATCCTTATCGGTGAATCGGGTGAAAGGATGAGGGATGCTCTTGAGGATACGGCCCCAATTTTCATGGCCGGGAACCTCAACGAGGCGGTAAAAGAGGCCATTGACTGGGCCAGGCCCGGTAATGAGATCCTTTTTTCTCCGGCTTCTTCCAGCTTTGATATGTTCAACAGTTTTGAAGAGCGCGGCAAGATATTCAAAAAGCTGGTTGGGCGGTACATCGGTGGAGCAGAATGA
- the mraY gene encoding phospho-N-acetylmuramoyl-pentapeptide-transferase has translation MLFKLFMSMRTVHTGFNVFRYITFRTALAILTALIISFILGPWIIGRLKTAQPGNYVREYLPEGHLLKAGVPTMGGLLIFLAIVISTLLWADLGNRMVWVVLIIFSSFGILGLVDDMMKLYGVRGKGLTIRTKFGAQVIIGLSAAVYLYLYPSGQWGPYLQVPFFKEALIYMSWTYIPFVMLVIIGSSNAVNLTDGLDGLAIGPILFASAAFALFIYLSGHSKFAQYLQIVFVPEAGELTIFCGAMVGASLGFLWFNTYPAQIFMGDIGSLSLGGALGLLAVISKQELLLILAGGLFVVEALSVIIQVVSFRLFGKRVFLMAPLHHHFEKKGWPEPKIIVRFWIISIILVLVALSTLKIR, from the coding sequence TTGCTCTTCAAACTTTTCATGTCCATGAGGACCGTTCATACGGGATTTAATGTCTTCAGGTACATTACTTTCCGGACTGCCCTTGCCATCCTTACCGCCCTGATAATCAGTTTCATCCTCGGGCCGTGGATTATCGGCAGGTTAAAAACGGCACAGCCCGGCAACTACGTCAGAGAATACCTGCCGGAGGGGCACCTCCTCAAGGCCGGGGTCCCGACCATGGGAGGGTTGCTGATTTTTCTGGCAATCGTGATCTCAACTCTCCTTTGGGCTGACCTGGGGAATCGGATGGTGTGGGTCGTGCTGATCATCTTTTCCAGCTTCGGCATTCTTGGCCTGGTTGACGACATGATGAAACTATACGGCGTCAGGGGGAAGGGACTGACCATCAGGACGAAGTTCGGAGCGCAGGTCATCATCGGCCTGTCGGCCGCGGTCTACCTGTACCTGTATCCTTCCGGCCAGTGGGGCCCGTACCTTCAGGTTCCATTCTTTAAAGAGGCCCTCATCTACATGTCGTGGACCTATATTCCCTTCGTCATGCTGGTCATAATCGGCTCCTCCAACGCTGTCAACCTTACGGATGGCCTTGACGGCCTGGCCATCGGACCGATCCTCTTCGCCTCCGCGGCCTTCGCCCTGTTCATCTATCTTTCCGGCCACTCAAAATTCGCTCAATACCTTCAGATTGTTTTCGTCCCCGAAGCCGGAGAGCTGACAATCTTCTGTGGCGCCATGGTAGGGGCGAGCCTCGGGTTCCTGTGGTTCAACACCTATCCGGCACAGATATTCATGGGGGATATCGGATCCCTCTCCCTTGGGGGGGCGCTCGGCCTGCTGGCGGTAATTTCCAAGCAGGAACTTCTTCTGATCCTGGCAGGCGGCCTTTTCGTCGTGGAGGCCCTGAGCGTAATTATCCAGGTTGTCTCCTTCCGCCTCTTCGGGAAAAGGGTATTCCTGATGGCGCCTCTGCATCACCATTTCGAGAAAAAAGGCTGGCCTGAGCCAAAGATCATCGTCAGGTTCTGGATCATTTCAATAATCCTGGTGCTGGTCGCACTCAGCACCCTGAAGATCAGGTAG